Proteins found in one Paenibacillus borealis genomic segment:
- a CDS encoding AraC family transcriptional regulator, which yields MSVQSLPGMLRFGSDDDPFKVEFDRRIGYYSMSNNHYHVQHELFYLFSGERKYFVKDSIYHIQAGDLVIVNSNALHKTSELDKPNYERIVVYYDPSFFDGFTAEEKQLLQTPFIHNHPLIRFNLQERLHVEGLMFSLMNEIIEQPPGYTLHIRNMAVELLLYTARSILRRGSQAADEPSPVQDKITDIVRHINQRYGETLQLEAIARRFYISKSHLSRVFKHITGFGFAEYVNITRVREAERLLRDTDLSVTAVSEACGFESLTHFGKVFKTISGLPPRDYRKLQR from the coding sequence ATGTCTGTCCAGTCCCTTCCCGGCATGCTGCGCTTCGGCTCAGATGATGACCCTTTCAAGGTCGAATTTGACCGGCGCATCGGCTATTATTCCATGAGCAATAATCACTACCATGTTCAGCATGAGCTCTTCTATCTGTTCAGCGGAGAACGGAAATATTTTGTTAAGGACAGCATCTACCATATCCAGGCGGGGGATCTTGTAATCGTGAATTCCAACGCCCTGCACAAAACCTCCGAGCTCGACAAGCCTAATTATGAACGGATTGTTGTCTATTACGATCCGTCCTTCTTTGACGGGTTCACAGCGGAGGAGAAGCAGCTGCTCCAGACCCCTTTTATCCATAACCATCCGCTGATCCGCTTCAATCTTCAGGAACGCCTGCATGTGGAGGGCCTGATGTTCTCGCTTATGAACGAAATCATCGAACAGCCGCCGGGTTATACGCTGCATATCCGGAATATGGCCGTTGAGCTGCTGCTGTATACCGCCCGCTCCATTCTGAGACGAGGCTCGCAGGCGGCTGATGAACCCTCACCGGTCCAGGATAAGATTACGGATATCGTACGCCATATCAATCAGCGTTATGGTGAAACCCTGCAGCTTGAGGCCATAGCCCGCAGGTTCTATATCAGCAAAAGCCATCTCAGCCGCGTGTTCAAGCATATTACCGGCTTCGGGTTCGCCGAATACGTGAACATCACCCGGGTCCGGGAGGCCGAACGCCTGCTGCGGGACACGGACCTTAGCGTCACGGCGGTGTCGGAAGCCTGCGGCTTCGAGAGCCTCACACATTTCGGCAAAGTATTCAAAACAATCTCCGGCCTCCCGCCCCGGGATTACCGGAAATTGCAGCGGTGA
- a CDS encoding glycoside hydrolase family 88 protein: MKTNVILQQERLEQGMDKLWNKLHGTDEHDNLDHWEWVQGVALYGVIKAYEETGQERYGAFLKQWTADNVHLLRHGSVNWVAPANALLSVYRETGDPLLGKLCREVADWCVHGALRTTNGGFAHVWGPGAGGLEDYKNQLWIDTLFMAGIYMLRFGLEDQNQACTEEALNQFDIHIGCQFDPGSGLYSHGYHCLAEKRLGEHWGRGNGWAAVSVIELLGLMNGQPYPTEKYEQVFRQQMESAYALRMKDGLLRTLLDVEESYPETSGSALFAYAALKGHRLGILDDKYREWGAQIAVEILNNHLADDGTVLHASGGTDCQDAAGYLRVPYAPRQYSTGVVMMLFSEALAHHC, encoded by the coding sequence ATGAAGACCAACGTTATCTTGCAGCAAGAGAGGCTTGAACAAGGGATGGATAAGCTCTGGAACAAGCTGCACGGCACAGATGAACATGACAACCTGGACCATTGGGAATGGGTTCAGGGGGTCGCATTGTACGGAGTGATCAAGGCCTATGAGGAGACAGGGCAGGAGCGGTACGGGGCATTCCTGAAGCAATGGACTGCGGACAATGTACATTTGTTGAGGCATGGTTCGGTCAACTGGGTCGCGCCTGCAAATGCGCTGCTCAGCGTCTACAGGGAAACGGGTGATCCGTTGCTTGGCAAGCTATGCAGGGAAGTGGCGGACTGGTGCGTTCACGGCGCGCTGCGCACAACGAATGGAGGGTTCGCCCACGTCTGGGGACCGGGAGCCGGGGGCCTTGAGGATTATAAGAACCAGCTATGGATTGATACTCTGTTCATGGCGGGCATTTACATGCTGCGCTTTGGTCTCGAAGACCAGAATCAGGCCTGCACCGAAGAAGCGCTGAATCAATTCGATATTCATATCGGCTGCCAGTTTGATCCGGGCAGCGGGCTGTACAGCCATGGTTATCATTGCCTTGCGGAAAAGCGGCTTGGGGAGCATTGGGGACGCGGCAACGGCTGGGCGGCGGTCAGTGTAATTGAGCTGCTGGGCCTTATGAACGGGCAGCCTTACCCTACGGAGAAGTATGAACAAGTGTTCAGGCAGCAGATGGAGAGCGCTTACGCTCTCAGAATGAAGGACGGTCTGCTGCGGACACTGCTGGATGTGGAGGAATCTTACCCTGAGACCAGCGGCTCGGCTTTGTTCGCTTATGCAGCGCTTAAGGGCCACCGCCTTGGCATTCTGGATGACAAGTACCGTGAATGGGGAGCGCAGATTGCCGTGGAAATCCTGAACAATCATCTTGCCGATGACGGCACGGTGCTGCATGCCTCCGGCGGTACAGACTGCCAGGATGCCGCAGGATACTTGCGGGTACCTTACGCCCCGAGACAATACTCAACCGGGGTTGTAATGATGCTGTTCAGTGAGGCGCTGGCGCATCACTGCTGA
- a CDS encoding glycosyl hydrolase family 28 protein: protein MTTTDVNGFAPRNLVSPPASQTDTTIALVWDKPQPADDVACYQVYVDGKIQGICTATDYTLTGLEPSQVYEVQVCAVSRSGAVSRPGPALTASTKPGSERFDITSFGAVADSGTNNTAAFQAAIDACTPGGTVYVPEGVFGTGAIYLKSHMTLYVAKGGVLLGSGNPADYPVMTYRWEGREQLCYASLVNTKDSGGERHEQITIAGEGTIDANGAALFKGEMAEKKGYRGRAVCLRNTDYVYLKDITVRQSPAWCVHLIYCNHVSANGISIYTKNDGYGRRYENIFNGDGLNPDSSSDIYIFNSMIASQDDCIAIKSGRDEEGRRVGIPSRDIRITNCLFKSGFGVAIGSEMAGGVSNVQVIDCSFEDVYSIGTVKAPRGRGAVIENISYENCTLKNYSLEHEDCEWFRGAINIDQFYSHIEYDADLREVVNEGTSIIRNISFRNIVLDTYAGNAVFMAGLPESPLQNIVLENVSAIGRYGLKAYNIEGLALRNVSVMSRMDEDYQFHNTRQV, encoded by the coding sequence ATGACAACAACAGACGTTAACGGGTTTGCACCGCGTAATCTTGTATCACCTCCCGCATCACAGACAGATACAACAATTGCCCTTGTATGGGACAAGCCACAGCCTGCAGATGATGTCGCCTGTTACCAAGTGTATGTGGATGGGAAGATTCAGGGGATCTGCACCGCTACGGACTATACCTTAACAGGACTTGAACCCTCGCAGGTGTATGAGGTGCAGGTATGCGCTGTCTCCAGAAGCGGAGCTGTGTCCCGGCCGGGCCCAGCCCTAACCGCTTCAACCAAACCGGGAAGTGAGAGATTTGATATTACTTCCTTCGGGGCAGTAGCGGACAGCGGCACTAATAACACAGCAGCGTTCCAGGCGGCTATTGATGCGTGTACTCCTGGCGGTACGGTATATGTTCCCGAGGGCGTTTTTGGTACCGGCGCTATTTATCTCAAAAGCCATATGACCCTGTATGTAGCCAAAGGCGGCGTATTGCTGGGCAGTGGCAATCCTGCGGATTACCCGGTCATGACCTACAGATGGGAAGGCCGGGAGCAGCTCTGCTATGCGAGTCTGGTTAACACTAAAGACAGCGGCGGGGAGCGGCATGAGCAGATTACGATTGCCGGCGAAGGGACGATTGATGCGAACGGCGCAGCGCTTTTCAAGGGAGAAATGGCTGAGAAGAAGGGATACCGCGGCAGAGCGGTATGTCTGCGGAACACGGATTATGTATATCTGAAGGATATTACCGTCCGGCAGTCGCCTGCCTGGTGCGTTCATCTCATCTACTGTAATCATGTCAGCGCGAATGGGATCAGCATCTATACGAAGAATGACGGGTACGGCCGGAGATACGAGAATATTTTCAACGGAGACGGGCTGAATCCTGATTCCTCAAGTGACATCTATATTTTCAATTCCATGATTGCCAGCCAGGATGATTGTATCGCCATTAAGTCCGGCCGGGATGAAGAAGGCAGAAGGGTGGGCATACCCTCCCGGGACATTAGGATTACCAACTGCTTGTTCAAAAGCGGCTTCGGTGTGGCGATTGGCAGTGAAATGGCCGGCGGGGTAAGCAATGTGCAGGTCATCGACTGCTCGTTCGAAGACGTATACAGCATCGGGACGGTCAAAGCGCCAAGAGGCCGGGGCGCTGTCATCGAGAATATCTCGTATGAGAATTGTACGCTGAAGAACTACAGTCTGGAGCATGAGGATTGCGAGTGGTTCAGAGGGGCGATCAACATCGACCAGTTCTACAGCCATATCGAATATGATGCGGACCTCAGGGAAGTGGTCAATGAAGGGACGTCCATCATCCGGAACATTAGCTTCCGGAACATCGTCCTCGATACGTATGCCGGTAATGCGGTGTTCATGGCCGGGCTGCCGGAGAGTCCGCTGCAGAATATCGTACTGGAGAATGTATCGGCAATTGGGAGATATGGGCTGAAGGCTTACAATATTGAAGGTCTGGCCTTGAGGAATGTGTCCGTTATGTCACGGATGGATGAAGACTATCAGTTTCATAATACCAGGCAGGTATAG
- a CDS encoding rhamnogalacturonan acetylesterase gives MAYYYDFGPDSTEVSNGYTKVTAEDLYAPERGYGFTESSHVSALKRDEEALTGDFCIPFGSTFLADVADGNYIVTLTAGDAYAPTHTTLKSNGERSVLPDIHTVAGQYAREMFAVNVRGGQLKLSFGGLAPRVNVLEIVPSKEQVTLFLAGDSTVTDASEGGFPFSGWGQQLQRFFKHDVAVANHAEGGRSTKSFISEGRLDAIMKDIKEGDYLFIQFGHNDQKNDEERHTDPSTTYVEYLRKYVEAARSRQATPVLITSVHRRYFDASGKLTDTHGAYLDAVKQLAEEEGIVLIDLAAKSKLLFEAEGPDGTKSIFLWGERGEWSNYSSGVRDNTHFQERGGLRIAELVVQGIRENDLQTLIMYLR, from the coding sequence ATGGCGTATTATTATGATTTTGGACCTGACAGCACGGAAGTGAGTAATGGATACACGAAGGTAACGGCGGAGGATCTTTATGCTCCGGAACGTGGATACGGTTTCACTGAGAGTAGTCATGTTTCTGCACTCAAAAGAGATGAGGAAGCACTGACCGGTGACTTCTGTATTCCGTTTGGCAGCACCTTCCTTGCTGATGTGGCAGACGGAAATTACATTGTCACCCTAACGGCAGGCGATGCGTATGCGCCAACCCATACTACACTGAAGAGCAACGGGGAGCGTTCTGTCCTGCCGGATATTCATACGGTGGCGGGGCAATATGCCCGCGAAATGTTTGCCGTGAATGTGCGGGGCGGCCAGCTGAAGCTTAGCTTCGGGGGATTGGCTCCAAGAGTGAACGTGCTGGAGATAGTTCCTTCCAAAGAACAGGTCACCCTGTTCCTGGCCGGAGATTCCACCGTTACAGACGCAAGCGAGGGCGGCTTTCCGTTCTCCGGCTGGGGGCAGCAGCTGCAGCGGTTCTTCAAGCATGATGTTGCTGTAGCCAATCATGCAGAGGGCGGCCGCAGCACCAAGAGCTTCATCTCCGAGGGACGGCTTGACGCAATTATGAAGGATATTAAAGAGGGCGACTATCTGTTCATCCAGTTCGGACATAACGACCAGAAGAATGATGAGGAGCGCCATACCGACCCGTCTACGACGTATGTGGAGTATCTGCGCAAGTACGTTGAAGCTGCACGCTCCAGACAAGCGACTCCGGTGCTTATTACCTCTGTGCACCGCCGTTACTTTGATGCTTCCGGGAAGCTGACGGATACCCATGGAGCTTATCTGGATGCGGTGAAGCAATTGGCTGAAGAGGAAGGCATAGTGCTCATCGATTTGGCTGCGAAGAGTAAGCTGTTGTTCGAGGCGGAAGGGCCTGACGGGACGAAGTCTATCTTCCTCTGGGGTGAGCGGGGAGAGTGGAGCAATTATTCCAGCGGGGTACGGGACAATACCCATTTCCAGGAGCGCGGCGGGCTTAGAATTGCCGAGCTGGTGGTCCAGGGCATCCGCGAGAATGATCTGCAGACGCTCATTATGTATTTGAGATAG
- a CDS encoding acetylxylan esterase — protein MPLDKLKDYTGSTPKPEDFDRYLEEALEELRGGEPNVELFPAEFHSPVADCYHLYLFHRSARCKNSC, from the coding sequence ATGCCATTAGACAAACTTAAAGATTATACGGGCAGCACCCCGAAGCCGGAGGATTTCGACCGCTACTTGGAAGAAGCGCTTGAGGAGCTGAGAGGGGGAGAGCCGAATGTGGAACTGTTCCCCGCAGAGTTTCATTCCCCTGTTGCAGACTGCTATCATCTCTATCTATTTCACCGGAGTGCGCGGTGCAAGAATTCATGCTAA
- a CDS encoding acetylxylan esterase, whose translation MWNCSPQSFIPLLQTAIISIYFTGVRGARIHAKYLRPKEAGGPHPAILQFHGYSGNAGDWSDKLAFTSLGISSAGSMMRRRICWSAISFWIRFNWPSDMRACRRSMIRSISFLIKPGFDQVILAD comes from the coding sequence ATGTGGAACTGTTCCCCGCAGAGTTTCATTCCCCTGTTGCAGACTGCTATCATCTCTATCTATTTCACCGGAGTGCGCGGTGCAAGAATTCATGCTAAGTATCTCCGGCCTAAGGAAGCGGGCGGCCCGCATCCTGCGATCCTGCAGTTCCATGGATACTCCGGCAATGCCGGCGACTGGTCGGATAAGCTTGCCTTCACCAGTCTGGGCATTTCATCCGCGGGCTCGATGATGCGCCGGAGAATTTGCTGGTCCGCCATATCTTTCTGGATACGGTTCAATTGGCCTTCGGACATGAGGGCTTGCCGGAGATCAATGATAAGATCTATCAGTTTTTTGATAAAGCCTGGGTTTGATCAGGTCATTCTGGCGGATTGA
- a CDS encoding ABC transporter permease has protein sequence MNQSIAESKTKGLPPKTIKPKRIAKGIWKDYQLYLLLLLPIAYFIIFKYVPMYGAGIAFQDYSIFKGVSGSEWIGFENFKELFAMSQFYTVVRNTLLLNLLDLIVSFPAPIILALMLNELRIVWFKKISQTILYLPHFISWIIIGGLVYQIFSNKGGLVNNMIVALGFDTVPFLTEKNHWLLVYLGTGVWQSAGWGTIIYLAALTGINKELYEAAEVDGAGRWRKMWNITLPGIRSTIVVMLILALGKIMTIGFERPFVMGNALVMDYAEVISTFVYKVGLQSAQFSLATAMGLFQALVGLVFVIGSNAIAKKMGEPGLW, from the coding sequence ATGAACCAGAGTATTGCAGAGTCAAAAACGAAGGGGTTACCGCCGAAGACCATTAAACCGAAGCGGATCGCGAAGGGGATCTGGAAGGACTATCAATTATATTTGCTGCTGCTGCTTCCAATCGCCTATTTCATTATTTTCAAGTACGTACCGATGTACGGTGCGGGGATTGCCTTTCAGGACTATAGCATTTTCAAAGGGGTAAGCGGAAGCGAATGGATCGGGTTCGAAAACTTCAAGGAACTATTCGCTATGAGCCAGTTCTACACGGTCGTCCGCAATACGCTGCTGCTGAACCTGCTGGATCTGATTGTTTCCTTTCCGGCACCGATTATTCTGGCACTGATGCTGAATGAGCTCAGAATCGTCTGGTTCAAAAAGATATCGCAGACCATTCTGTATCTGCCGCATTTTATTTCCTGGATCATCATCGGCGGTCTCGTATACCAAATCTTCTCCAACAAAGGCGGCCTCGTCAACAATATGATCGTAGCGCTAGGCTTCGATACCGTGCCGTTCCTGACAGAGAAGAATCACTGGCTGCTCGTGTACTTGGGAACTGGAGTCTGGCAGAGCGCAGGCTGGGGCACAATTATTTATCTGGCTGCACTTACAGGCATCAACAAGGAGCTGTATGAGGCTGCTGAAGTAGACGGAGCCGGCAGATGGCGGAAGATGTGGAACATCACCCTGCCGGGAATCCGCTCAACCATTGTGGTCATGCTGATTCTGGCCCTCGGCAAAATTATGACCATCGGCTTTGAACGGCCGTTCGTAATGGGGAATGCGCTGGTCATGGATTACGCGGAGGTAATCAGTACCTTTGTCTATAAAGTGGGTCTTCAATCGGCGCAATTCTCGCTGGCCACCGCGATGGGCTTGTTCCAGGCATTGGTCGGACTCGTCTTCGTCATCGGGTCTAATGCGATTGCGAAGAAGATGGGGGAACCCGGGCTATGGTAG
- a CDS encoding carbohydrate ABC transporter permease, producing the protein MNNKIRQNPRLSDVLIMIFIGITVIISILPFLNIIAVSLSSKEAIISDKVTIFPRGFNIESYKLVFADIRMLKSMGLTIVLTLIYTVLSMIMSICAAYPLTKDNLKGRSFFSMLIIFTMFFSGGMIPEYLLVKELGMLDSLTSLIVPGMISAFNLIILRTFFTSIPPSLEESAYLDGSSHIVTLTKIVLPLSLPVLATLSLFYAVSRWNTYMDALFYITNSNLYPIQLKLYQVVMNSMVTDLTAQEGAMQTEVIAEGIKAASIMFATIPILIVYPWLQRYFVSGAMVGAVKE; encoded by the coding sequence ATGAATAACAAAATCAGACAAAACCCGCGTCTCTCCGACGTGCTTATCATGATTTTTATCGGAATCACAGTGATTATAAGTATCCTGCCGTTCCTGAATATTATCGCGGTATCACTGAGCTCGAAGGAAGCGATTATCTCCGACAAAGTGACCATCTTTCCACGGGGCTTCAACATTGAATCCTACAAGCTGGTGTTCGCGGATATCCGCATGCTGAAGTCGATGGGGCTTACCATCGTGCTGACACTGATCTATACAGTTCTAAGTATGATCATGAGCATATGCGCAGCTTACCCGCTGACCAAGGACAATCTGAAGGGCCGGTCCTTCTTCTCGATGCTGATCATCTTCACGATGTTCTTCAGCGGCGGGATGATCCCAGAGTACCTGCTGGTGAAGGAGCTCGGCATGCTGGACAGCTTAACGTCACTCATCGTTCCAGGCATGATCAGCGCCTTCAATCTGATTATCCTGAGGACCTTCTTCACTTCCATTCCGCCAAGTCTGGAAGAGTCAGCGTATCTTGATGGCAGCTCCCATATCGTCACCTTGACGAAGATTGTTCTTCCGCTGTCACTGCCGGTATTGGCTACACTTAGCTTGTTCTATGCGGTCTCCAGATGGAACACCTACATGGATGCACTCTTTTATATTACGAATTCGAATTTGTACCCCATACAGCTGAAGCTGTATCAGGTTGTTATGAACAGTATGGTAACGGATCTCACGGCGCAGGAAGGAGCCATGCAGACCGAAGTCATTGCCGAAGGCATCAAGGCTGCAAGCATCATGTTTGCGACCATCCCGATTCTGATTGTGTATCCTTGGCTGCAGCGGTACTTTGTATCCGGCGCCATGGTCGGAGCTGTCAAGGAATAA
- a CDS encoding extracellular solute-binding protein → MKTNHKKWFAAPAAALLLAGMLSGCSGNSNEGSSASNASPASGGEAAATQSKDPVTLKVEVFDRGNAPAGAGPVTDNYWTQWIQKNFGDPNNIKMEFVPVPRNQEVDKLNVLMATGDAPDLVFTYDMNTIYNYVKDGGLTEVGPLIEENGPNLKKFLGDEVLAYGVFDGKQYTIPAKRPLQYAQSSYIRKDWLDKLGLPVPTTTDEFYETMKAFKEKDPGQVGNKLIPYDFSAIDGTTITSPMVLVNSFVKKLTEEETYMYTSASYIPEISKPGYKEGVQFLNTMNAEGLINSDFALDKDGKQFEGDVANGYVGAFTALAAHPNLMAPGKVFDTLKQNVPGAEYVAMDPFTDEEGQTPKSIYDPIGMHIMIPKTSKHAAEAIKYLDWMSQSDVLFTLQNGNEGEHYTLENGFPVAITSDEAKKTFYNNTDIAILSNGKDFGSDEKNIEAAALQTPDYKELSKQTILNALKDGYTLPRFERPIESEIKYGDTLKSKATEGVVKSIVSSPDKFSETYDSYVKEYLKIGGQQVQDERKAAYAEMKK, encoded by the coding sequence ATGAAAACAAATCATAAGAAATGGTTCGCGGCACCTGCAGCGGCATTGCTGCTGGCAGGTATGCTGTCAGGCTGCTCCGGCAATTCAAATGAGGGCTCATCAGCGTCTAATGCATCGCCGGCTTCCGGGGGAGAAGCGGCGGCAACGCAGAGCAAGGACCCTGTTACCCTGAAGGTAGAGGTGTTCGACCGCGGTAACGCACCTGCCGGTGCAGGCCCGGTCACCGATAACTACTGGACACAATGGATCCAGAAGAACTTCGGCGATCCTAACAATATCAAGATGGAATTTGTACCCGTTCCGCGTAATCAGGAAGTCGATAAGCTGAATGTACTTATGGCCACCGGCGACGCTCCGGATCTTGTCTTCACTTATGACATGAATACCATATATAACTATGTTAAGGATGGCGGTTTAACAGAAGTCGGCCCGCTGATCGAGGAGAATGGTCCGAACCTGAAAAAGTTTCTGGGTGATGAAGTTCTGGCTTATGGTGTATTCGACGGCAAACAGTATACGATTCCTGCCAAACGCCCGCTGCAGTATGCCCAGTCTTCTTATATCCGTAAGGACTGGCTGGATAAGCTGGGCTTGCCGGTTCCAACAACAACCGATGAATTCTATGAAACCATGAAAGCGTTTAAAGAGAAAGATCCGGGCCAGGTCGGCAATAAGCTGATTCCATACGATTTCAGCGCCATCGACGGCACGACGATTACAAGCCCAATGGTTCTGGTCAACTCGTTCGTGAAGAAGTTAACGGAAGAAGAAACGTATATGTATACGTCAGCCAGCTACATTCCGGAAATTTCGAAGCCGGGCTACAAGGAAGGTGTTCAATTCCTGAACACCATGAATGCTGAAGGCCTGATTAATTCGGACTTCGCACTGGACAAAGACGGCAAGCAATTTGAAGGTGATGTAGCCAATGGTTATGTCGGCGCATTCACCGCACTCGCGGCCCATCCCAACCTGATGGCACCGGGCAAGGTGTTCGACACCTTGAAGCAGAATGTTCCCGGCGCTGAATATGTAGCCATGGACCCGTTCACGGATGAAGAAGGCCAAACACCGAAGTCCATTTACGACCCGATCGGTATGCATATCATGATTCCCAAGACAAGCAAGCATGCAGCTGAAGCCATCAAGTATCTGGACTGGATGTCTCAGAGCGATGTGCTCTTTACGCTCCAGAACGGGAATGAAGGCGAGCATTATACGCTTGAGAACGGATTCCCGGTAGCGATTACATCGGATGAGGCCAAGAAGACATTCTACAACAACACCGACATCGCTATCCTCTCCAATGGTAAAGATTTCGGATCAGATGAGAAGAACATCGAAGCTGCAGCGCTTCAGACGCCGGATTATAAAGAGCTGTCGAAGCAGACGATCCTTAACGCCCTCAAGGATGGATACACACTGCCGCGCTTTGAGCGTCCGATTGAATCCGAGATCAAATACGGCGATACCTTGAAATCCAAGGCAACTGAAGGTGTTGTGAAAAGTATTGTATCGAGCCCGGATAAATTCAGTGAGACTTATGATTCTTATGTGAAGGAATATCTGAAGATCGGCGGCCAGCAGGTACAGGATGAACGTAAGGCTGCCTATGCCGAAATGAAGAAGTAA